CCGGCGCCTTGAAGCGGGCGAGATCGACGGGCAGGCTCTTGGCCTCCCAGGCCGCGCGGGCTTCGGCTTCTTCGGGGGACAATGGGCGCGAGACCCAGCTCTCGGCCAGGAAGCAGAGTTCGATCTTCCGCTTGAGATTGCTTTCGCGCTCTTGATCGCGCTTGGCGGAATTTTCCTTGAGGCGATCGAAGAATCCGTCGCAGGCGGAACGGAAGCGTTTCCACAAATCGCGGTCGGCCTCGCGCGAGGCGGGGCCGGTGGCCTTCCAGCGCTCTTGCAGCGATTTGATCTTATCGATGGTGGCCTTCCATTCGGTCGATCCGATCAGGGATTCGGCCTCCAGGCAGATGTCTTCCTTCATCTTGCCGTTCTCATCGCGTTGCGCGCGCTCCTCGCCGACGCGGGCCTTGCGTCCTTCGAAATACGCGTCGATGGGTTTGCGGAAGCGCTCCCAGAGCGCCTCGTCGGTTTCGCGGGTACCGGCCGGCCCGGTTTCCTTCCATTGGCTTTGCGCCTGCTTGATGGCGTCGAAGCGCGCCTGGTCGTCCGGCAGGTCGCCGAGGCCTTCCATTCCCTTGATGAGATCTTCCTTCTTGGCCAGGTTCAAGGGCTTTTCGGTATCCAGCTTTTCCATGAACGCGCGCCGGGCGGTGAAGAATCGTTCGCAGGCCCCGTGGAAGCGTCCCCAGACGGCTTCGGCCTGATCGCGCGGGACCGGTCCGATGGCCTTCCATTTCTCCTGGGCTTCCTTGATCTTGGCACCGGCGGCCTTCCACTCGGTGGAATCCGCCAGGGATTCGGCCAGGGCGGCCAGTTCCTGCTTGCGCGCCAGGTTGTCCTGGTTCTGCTTATCCTTGCGCTCGAAGAAGGCGCCGCAAGCCGCGCGGAACCGGGTCCAGATCGCTTCCGACTGGGCTTTGGGCACGGCCCCCAATGCCTTCCAAGCGCTCTGCGTTTCTTTCACGGTTTCCATCGCGTCGCGCCAATCGATTTCGTCCGCCGCGTTCAAGGCCTCGATACGCGCGCACAATTCCTCTTTGGCTTTGAGATTGCCCTCGCGTTCTTCGTCCAGCTCGGCGAAATATTCCCGGCAACGCTCGTAAAGCTTATCGCAAGCATGATGGTAACGCTCCCATAAGGCTTCGGAACTATCCCAGGGCACCGGCCCCAGGGATTTCCATTCGGCCAGCAGTTCCTTGAATCGCGCCACCATCGCCTTGCGGTCCACGGCTTCGCCCGGATTGGCCTGCGGGGCATCCGCCGACGCGGCCAGGGATTCGAGCCGTTCGCATACCGAGGTCTTGGCGCGCAGATTGGACCAACGCAGCCAATCGGAGGCCTCGCGGAAGCGATCCAGGAATGCTTGATAGCGTCCCAGCGCCTCATCGGCCCCGGGACCATGCGGCACGGGATGGAGGGCGCGCCACTCGCCGTTCAGTTCCTTGAAGCGCTTCTCGGCCGCGGTCATGTCCGGGCTTTCCAGCAAGCCTTCCAGTTGGGGCAATAAGGACTGCATGCGGTCCAGGTTACTGGCGCGCAGCTGGTCCAGGGAGCCTTCGAGCGATCCCACGGCGGAATCGAAGCGGGCGCGGTATTCCTCGCGGCCCGGCCAACGTTCGGCGCCAGCCAGGGCCTTGTTCCATTCGCGGCGAAGTTCGCGGAAGCGTTCCGCGGCCTGCAGCGCCGGCACCTGGGCCAGCGCCTCGGCCTGCTCGCACAGGGCGCGCAAACGTCCGCCGTGTTCCTTGTCCTCGGAAGCGCGACGCGTCGCGGCTTCCCGTTCGCGGCTCCGCTTCTCCAGGCGATCCACGGCGCCCCGGAAGCGCTTTTGCAATTCGCCTTCGGCGGGTTCCGGGGAGGGCCCGGTGGCCAGGAAACGCTCGCGCAAAGCGCGGATTTGCGGCGCCAGGGGATTGGCTTCCGGTCCGTTCTCGCCCTCGGCGCCCGCGGGGGCCTGGGGTTCCACGGCCCAAAGCGCTTCCAGTTCGGCGCAGATGGTTTCCTTCACGGCCTGGTCGGCCAAGGCTTGGCGGTCCTTCTCCTGCTTCTCGTTCTTCTCGTGGCGCCAGCGGGCGTAACGCGCATGGAACCGGCTGGCCCCTTCGCGGAAGCGCGCCAGGCGCGCGGCATCGGGCCCGGCGCCTTGGGCGATTAGATCTTCCAAGGCGGCTTCCGTCTCGTCGACCCGGGCCTTGCCCTTCTCCCAATCGTAGTGGGCGGGCGTCTCATCGGCCGCGGCGGCGGCCTTCTCCATCGCGGATAATACCAAGCCGAGCTTGGCCCGGTTGACCGAAGCGGCATCGGGGCCTTTGGCGGCCTGCGCCGACTTGAGGCGTTCCTTGGCGGCGGTGCGCACGGCCTTGCTGACGGCGCCTTTGGCGAGGCTTTCCAATTGGCTTTCGCGGGCAACCTTATCGAGGGCGCGCAGGGCCAAGCCGTTATCCGACTCGGACAGGGCCACCGCATGATGGGCGCTGGCGTGGATCAATTTCGCGAAAGCGAGCTTGCGGATCTCGAGGGCGGAAGCGCCGGTCGCGATCGCTTCCAGGGCGCGCTGATCCTCGCCGACCTCGGCCAGCATTCCGCGTACGTCTTCCATCGATCGCGGATCATCCTGCGAAGTCTTGGCCGCGTCCACCGCGCGTTCCACCCAAGCCTTCTGGGCCCATTCCCGCACCGCGCGATCATTGGTCTTGTCCCGCAGCTTCTTGAGCAGGTCCATGGACTTCAGCTTGCGCGCTGCCAACATGCGGTTCCCGGCATCCGCGTCTTCATAGGCTAGGACGTAGAGTACTTCTTGTTGATCCTCTTCCAGGGCCCGGATCGCGGCGGCGCGCATGGCGGGATCGCTATGCTTCCATTGCGGTTTAAAGAAATCCAAGAATCCCATGAGCGCTCCTAACAATTGATGGGGAATGGGCGCGAGGGGCGTTGCGACCGCAAGGGGCGTGGACGCAGAGCCAGGGGCGCGATATCCCTAAGGGAATCTATTGTAAAAAAATCCGACCGTACCGCCAAAACAGGCGGGAATCGCGGATTGGGTTTTTAAGCAGGCCGGATTGGTTACCGATTCTTCCCTATTCTTCGAATCAGCTTATTCCGGCGTTGTGGGGGTGCGGGGAGCCGGCCGGGCGGGGAGGTTCTTCGCAGTTGTTAAGGCAATCGGCGTCCAGGCACTGGCCGACCTGCAGGGTTATATGGTCCATTTCGAAATCGCGGGTCAGGGAACGGGTGAGGCTCGCGACCGCGGCCTTCTGGGGTCCTTCGCCCCCGGCGACGTCCACGTGAGCGCTTAAATAGAGGTCCCGCCCGTTCATGGTCCAGACATGCAAATCATGCACTCCCCGGACTTCCGGGGCGGCCAGCATGGCGCGGCGCACCTCCTCGATGGCGATCCCCTCCGGCGTGCCCTCTACCAGGATATGCCCGCTGCGGCGCATGACGCCGATGCCGGCGAAGGCCATGGCGCCCGCGATAGCGAGGCTCAATACCGGATCGGCCCAGAGCCAGCCTTGGGCGAGGATGAGGATGGCGGCGGCCACGGCGGCCAGGGAAGCGGCCAGATCGCTGAGCACGTGCTTGAAGGCGCTTTCCTCGTTAAGCGTCTTTTCATGCCCGCCGCGATGCAGCCACCATGCGACCACGATATTGACGATGAGGCCCAGGGTTGCCACGATGAGCATGGATCGGGCCGCGACGGGCTGCGGATGAGCCAGCCGCGCGATGGCCTGCGCGGCGATCAGAACGGAGAGGAGCGCCAAGGTGAGACCGTTGCCGAAGGCGGCCAAGACCTCGAAGCGCTTGAAGCCGAAAGTCTTTTCGCGGGTGGCGCGCCGCGCCCCGAGGGAAACCGCCAGGGCGGAAAGCCCCAAGGCCACGGCATCCGAAAGCATATGCACGCCGTCGGAAAGCAAGGCGAGCGAATGGAAGAGGGAGCCGCAGGCGATTTCCACGCCCATGAAAGCGGTGATGATCCAGAAGCCGGTCAGCAATTTCCCGTAGGATGCATGTACCAGATGCAGGCCGGAACCTTCATGGTGGTGATCGTGATGATGGGGGTGATGGTGATGCGGCTGGGCCATATCCGTAATATACCCTATGGGCGGGACGGAAAACCGGATCGGAAGGGTCTTGAAACGGGAGCCGCGGGCCTCGGGGACGAAGGCCCGGCCTCAGCCATGCGGCGCATGCGACGAATCCGCAGGGGCCGCCCCGGAATCGCCTCCGTGCATGGAGGCAGACACCCCGACCAAGTACTGGGTTATGGCCCGCTGCTGATCGGGATTGAGTTTGGCGTTCTCCGACATGCGCTCCACCATTCCCGGCCAATCCTGGGGATCGAGGAAGGCGGGATCCTTGAGGGAATGGCAAGCTCCGCAACGCCCGATATAGAGGCTGCGGCCAACCTTGAGGGCCTCCAGCGTAGTAACTTGCCCGTTACGTCCCGCCAACTCCACTTCCTTGGCGGTGGGGTGGGGGATGCGCGAACTGCCGGCGCATCCCGCCAGCGAAAAAAGCGCGACGGCCACGGGGACGGCCGCGCGGAGCCGATCAGATATGGAAGGAGAAGAGCAACCTGGCATTGACCTTTTCGCCGTCATCGAGCACAAGTATAGAACCGCCCGATTCCTTGGACAAGGCCGGCAATTGCGGAAGGACGGAAAGCGTCACCCACCAGGACTGGGTCGCGTAGGAGACCACGGGGCCGGCGTACAGGGCCGAGAACCGGTAGGCCAGGTCTTCTGCTTCCGCCTTCGCGATGGCGTTGTGGTTGCGGAGTTCCAGGCCGGCCATGAATCCCGGCTTGATCTCGTAGGTCGCGCCCAGGGAAAGGTCGGGGGCGATCTCTTCCAATTCCATCCCGCCGTCGGCTTTGGCCGCGTACTCGAATTCGGTGATGGCGTTGGCGGCGAACAGCCAATTCCCCGCCTTCTTGTCAAGGAGGATTTTAGGTTCGATCTCCATCCCCGCGGTCCCGTAGGACAATTCCGCGTACAGCCCCAGGCCCACGGGATCGGCCACCGGATCCATCAACTTCCATTTCCATTCGTTGGAGATGCCCTGCCATTCGAAGGACGAGGACAAGGCGGTTCCGCCTTCGGTGACGTTGCTCCAGTTCAGGTAGAAAGAGGTCATCAGGCGTTCGGCCACGCCCACTTCGAATTCCAGGCGATGATCGAGGGCGGCGTAATAATCGTCGCGGCCGGCGCGCAAGGTGGTGGAGGTCTCGATCTCCTTGGCTCCGGGGGCCAGGACGCCGGTTTCGTAGACGAATCCGAAGTGGCGTTCGTTGGCCAGCGCGGGAATGGCCGCCAAGGTTATGCCGAGCAGGGCGGGAATGCGAAAGCGGGAATGCATGGGTTTCCTTTCAACGGGGATATTTCATCCTAGATATGCTGAACTAAGGATAATGCCGGTTGAGAATAAGATCAAGACTAAGTCTCAATCTTATTTTTGTCAAAAGGACAATACCCGCAAGCCGGTCCCCGGATCCAGGCCTGGCGCCAGGTCTTCGCGGGGGCGCCTGGGGCCGGCGGTCAGTCGGAGAAGGCTTCCCGGACGGGCGGCGGGGTTCCTTCCGTGAACTCCTGGACTTCCACCAGGTTTCCATCGGGATCTTCCATCCGGATCACCTTCATCCCCAAATGCGAAGGCATGGGGCCGGAGTAGGATATTCCCTTGCCCTTAATCGAAGCGATGAACTCGGCCAGGTTATCGACCACGAAACCTAGCCGGATCTTTCCGGGAAGGTGGATCGAAGTGTCCAGGTCCATCCCCGGCCAGCCGGGATCGAATACGTTGAGCCCCGCTTCGTGGTGGTTCAAATGCAGTCCCAGCGCCTCTTGATAGAAACGGCGGCTCTCCGGGATTTTCCCGCTGGGCAATTCGATTTCATGCAAGCGGATTTTCACAGCGGGTCCTTTCGTATGGGGTCGCGGGCCGGTTCGGACGGTAGTCCCGGGGTCGGAGCGTGATCAGGGTAGCGATTCCGCCACCCAAGCGGCGAGCCGCTGGACGGCCTTGGACAAGGCCTCGATGCGGCCCGGCAGCGGGCGCAAGGACTCTTCGTCCAGGTAGAGGGCGCGGTTCACTTCGATCATGACGCCGGGCACGGAAAAGGGCGCGGCGGAATAACGGCGTAGGACGTGGCCGCCGTCGAAGGGCGAATTGAGGGCGGGCGCCTCCAATCCGCTTGCGGCGATCACGTCGCGCAAGGATTCGGCCATATGATCGCGGATGCCGCGGGCCATAGGTCCCGGGCAGGAAAGCGGCCCAGCGGCGGGATCGCCGTCGGCATCGCCGAAATTCCCGATGCACAGGGCCGGCCGCGGGTCGCCTTCATCGGGGCCGATGGCCGGCCCGCGTGCGGTCATGGAATGGCCGTCGATGAAAAAGCGGATTGATCCCGAAGCCAGGACGCGCGCCAGGGCGGTATGGAAAGGATCGTAATACTGCGTCAGGCGGGCTTCGCGCTCTTCCGGGGTCACCACGTAACGGGTGGGGAAGAAGGGCCTCCGCTCGAAATCGGTGAGCTTGATGACTCCGTTCTCGCCGCCCTCGCTACGGGCCCGGTTGGGATCGGCCACGAAGCGCGAGGCCGCCGCGTTCACCGTCGCGGCCGCGTCGGGTACGTCGAAGATCAAGTCGGTGAAGGGATCGCCTTCTTTAAATAGGCGCCGCTCCAAGGCCGACCGTTCCTCGCCCGTGCGCAGCATGCGCGCCAGGAGCCAGTGGGGAACGTGCGCGGAGGAATGCGGAGTGGAGATGAGGATGGGCAGCATGATCGCTCTCTCTTATGCGTCTAATGCGAATCGGCCCAAGCGCGGAGCAAAGGCGCGAAGTATTTTTGCGGATCCCCGTTGCGGGGCTCGAAATTGTTGGCGGCGATGGCGAACACCAGCCATTTCCCCGACTTTCCGCGCAGGAATCCGGCCAAGGCGCTCACGCCCTCCAGGGTTCCCGTCTTCGCGTACAGCCGGCCTTCCCAACCCGGCCCGAAACGATCCAGCTTCCCTTCCGATCCCGGCGCGCCCAGCAAGGTGGCCTGGAATTGGGGAAGCTTCGCATCCCTATAGGCGTATGCCAACAGGCGCGCCGTCATGGCGGGGGCGATCCAATCGTAGCGGGACAAGCCGTTGCCGTCCTTGAGATGGATCAGCTTGCGATCGAAGCCATGGCCGTCCAGCCACCCGTAAACCGCCTCCAGGCCCCCGCGCCAATCCGCCGCGTGCCCGGTCCCCTTGCCGATCAGGGCCAAGGTCTGCGCCGCCCAGTTGTTGTCGCTGCGTTGATTCACGATGCGCAACAGTTCCCGCAAGGGAGGGGAAACCACGCTGGTCCCCGCGATGGCCTGGGCCCCGGCGACGGGGGCATGATTGGGCAAGGCCAAGGGATCGCCGCATGCCGAGCCTTTGCCCGTCACTTCGATCCCCTTCGCGATCAGGAAGTCCTGGAACTCGCGGGCGCAGGTCCAGGCCGGATTGGGAAGGCTGCCTTTGAGGGCGAAGGCCATGCGCCCGGCCGGATAGCTGCCGCGCAAGGTCCTGACCGGGCTCGGGAATCCGCCCAGGAAATAGGCCGAATCGCGCGAGTCGGCCGGGCCGGTGACCAGGCGGTTGTCGAAGCGCGCGATGCCCGTATGCGCGGGAAGCGTGCTCCGCAAGGCTACGGGCTTTCCCGGGACCGAGGCGCCCGAGAACTCGGCGGTGAAAAGGTTGTCGTTGAAGCATAGGCCCGAAACGATGCCCGCGTAATAGTTGCCCGCG
This region of Fibrobacterota bacterium genomic DNA includes:
- a CDS encoding cation transporter, with the protein product MAQPHHHHPHHHDHHHEGSGLHLVHASYGKLLTGFWIITAFMGVEIACGSLFHSLALLSDGVHMLSDAVALGLSALAVSLGARRATREKTFGFKRFEVLAAFGNGLTLALLSVLIAAQAIARLAHPQPVAARSMLIVATLGLIVNIVVAWWLHRGGHEKTLNEESAFKHVLSDLAASLAAVAAAILILAQGWLWADPVLSLAIAGAMAFAGIGVMRRSGHILVEGTPEGIAIEEVRRAMLAAPEVRGVHDLHVWTMNGRDLYLSAHVDVAGGEGPQKAAVASLTRSLTRDFEMDHITLQVGQCLDADCLNNCEEPPRPAGSPHPHNAGIS
- the dacB gene encoding D-alanyl-D-alanine carboxypeptidase/D-alanyl-D-alanine-endopeptidase, with amino-acid sequence MIGTGAHRLIAFALGVTLAGSWIRAEAKSASIPRSPVGVPAAAAVPAPKAAPSRAGGFYFPKEAQLGYVLADPAAPEGELLACRDCYRNFTPGSTQKLFTTWIALELLGADRTYATELQRTGVIADGTLKGDLLIKGGGDPSFAGAQGGPERTAAAVFGAWAEALKREGVKRVDGCVVGDGSFLEEEGPHPAELWEDAGNYYAGIVSGLCFNDNLFTAEFSGASVPGKPVALRSTLPAHTGIARFDNRLVTGPADSRDSAYFLGGFPSPVRTLRGSYPAGRMAFALKGSLPNPAWTCAREFQDFLIAKGIEVTGKGSACGDPLALPNHAPVAGAQAIAGTSVVSPPLRELLRIVNQRSDNNWAAQTLALIGKGTGHAADWRGGLEAVYGWLDGHGFDRKLIHLKDGNGLSRYDWIAPAMTARLLAYAYRDAKLPQFQATLLGAPGSEGKLDRFGPGWEGRLYAKTGTLEGVSALAGFLRGKSGKWLVFAIAANNFEPRNGDPQKYFAPLLRAWADSH
- a CDS encoding DUF349 domain-containing protein; translated protein: MGFLDFFKPQWKHSDPAMRAAAIRALEEDQQEVLYVLAYEDADAGNRMLAARKLKSMDLLKKLRDKTNDRAVREWAQKAWVERAVDAAKTSQDDPRSMEDVRGMLAEVGEDQRALEAIATGASALEIRKLAFAKLIHASAHHAVALSESDNGLALRALDKVARESQLESLAKGAVSKAVRTAAKERLKSAQAAKGPDAASVNRAKLGLVLSAMEKAAAAADETPAHYDWEKGKARVDETEAALEDLIAQGAGPDAARLARFREGASRFHARYARWRHEKNEKQEKDRQALADQAVKETICAELEALWAVEPQAPAGAEGENGPEANPLAPQIRALRERFLATGPSPEPAEGELQKRFRGAVDRLEKRSREREAATRRASEDKEHGGRLRALCEQAEALAQVPALQAAERFRELRREWNKALAGAERWPGREEYRARFDSAVGSLEGSLDQLRASNLDRMQSLLPQLEGLLESPDMTAAEKRFKELNGEWRALHPVPHGPGADEALGRYQAFLDRFREASDWLRWSNLRAKTSVCERLESLAASADAPQANPGEAVDRKAMVARFKELLAEWKSLGPVPWDSSEALWERYHHACDKLYERCREYFAELDEEREGNLKAKEELCARIEALNAADEIDWRDAMETVKETQSAWKALGAVPKAQSEAIWTRFRAACGAFFERKDKQNQDNLARKQELAALAESLADSTEWKAAGAKIKEAQEKWKAIGPVPRDQAEAVWGRFHGACERFFTARRAFMEKLDTEKPLNLAKKEDLIKGMEGLGDLPDDQARFDAIKQAQSQWKETGPAGTRETDEALWERFRKPIDAYFEGRKARVGEERAQRDENGKMKEDICLEAESLIGSTEWKATIDKIKSLQERWKATGPASREADRDLWKRFRSACDGFFDRLKENSAKRDQERESNLKRKIELCFLAESWVSRPLSPEEAEARAAWEAKSLPVDLARFKAPGGAVDWNAATETIKALQREWKKLGPVPRELSDSIWERFHAACDGFFEERRAALGLRPEDPQANLERKLELIAEAEELARNPGPASARRGEQLEREWKRIGAVPRAQSDYVWNRFQEAMRSALGGSEMGSGNDGAESEAEAAANP
- a CDS encoding N-formylglutamate amidohydrolase — encoded protein: MLPILISTPHSSAHVPHWLLARMLRTGEERSALERRLFKEGDPFTDLIFDVPDAAATVNAAASRFVADPNRARSEGGENGVIKLTDFERRPFFPTRYVVTPEEREARLTQYYDPFHTALARVLASGSIRFFIDGHSMTARGPAIGPDEGDPRPALCIGNFGDADGDPAAGPLSCPGPMARGIRDHMAESLRDVIAASGLEAPALNSPFDGGHVLRRYSAAPFSVPGVMIEVNRALYLDEESLRPLPGRIEALSKAVQRLAAWVAESLP